Proteins encoded within one genomic window of Jiangella mangrovi:
- a CDS encoding aldehyde dehydrogenase family protein, with product MAERLAVKKTYKLYVGGKFPRSESGRSYEVTDAKGTFLANAAWASRKDARDAVVAARKAVGGWSGATAYNRGQVLYRVAEVMEGRHSQFVDEVAAGEGLSRPKATAAVDEAIDRWVWYAGWSDKIAQVVGSSNPVAGPYFDFSVPEPTGVVAVLAPQQSSLLGLVSVLAPAIVGGNTVVLTASAERPLPAITLSEVLATSDVPGGVVNILTGPLGDTAPILAAHMDVNAVDLAGAAGDAEQARSLELAAADNLKRVVRAPEAEPDWIAEPGLDRIAAYLETKTVWHPVGI from the coding sequence ATGGCCGAGCGTCTGGCTGTGAAGAAGACCTACAAGCTCTACGTCGGCGGCAAGTTCCCCCGCTCCGAGTCCGGCCGATCCTACGAGGTCACCGACGCCAAGGGTACGTTCCTGGCCAACGCGGCCTGGGCCTCGCGCAAGGACGCCCGCGACGCCGTCGTCGCCGCCCGCAAGGCTGTCGGCGGGTGGTCCGGGGCGACGGCGTACAACCGCGGCCAGGTGCTCTACCGCGTCGCCGAGGTCATGGAGGGCCGCCACTCGCAGTTCGTCGACGAGGTCGCGGCCGGCGAGGGCCTGTCCCGCCCGAAGGCGACGGCGGCCGTCGACGAGGCCATCGACCGCTGGGTCTGGTACGCGGGCTGGTCGGACAAGATCGCCCAGGTCGTCGGGTCGAGCAACCCGGTCGCCGGGCCGTACTTCGACTTCTCCGTGCCCGAGCCCACCGGCGTCGTCGCCGTGCTGGCGCCGCAGCAGTCGTCGCTGCTCGGCCTGGTCTCGGTGCTGGCGCCGGCCATCGTCGGCGGCAACACCGTCGTGCTGACGGCGTCGGCGGAGCGCCCGCTGCCGGCCATCACACTGTCCGAGGTGCTGGCGACGTCCGACGTCCCCGGCGGCGTGGTGAACATCCTCACCGGCCCGCTGGGCGACACCGCGCCGATCCTGGCCGCGCACATGGACGTCAACGCCGTCGACCTCGCGGGCGCGGCCGGCGACGCCGAGCAGGCGCGGTCGCTGGAGCTGGCCGCCGCCGACAACCTCAAGCGTGTCGTGCGCGCGCCCGAGGCCGAGCCCGACTGGATCGCCGAGCCCGGCCTCGACCGCATCGCCGCCTACCTCGAGACCAAGACCGTCTGGCACCCGGTCGGCATCTGA
- a CDS encoding aldehyde dehydrogenase family protein: protein MTKFEYAPAPESRAIVDIKSSYGLFVNGEFVEPTDGSMFKSVNPATEEVLAEIASAGAEDVDKAVQAARRAYERTWSKLSGRDRGKYLFRIARIIQERARELAVLESIDNGKPIRESRDVDIPLVAAHFFYYAGWADKLGYAGAGPDPKPYGVAAQVIPWNFPLLMLSWKIAPALAAGNTVVLKPAETTPLTALLFAEICQQAGLPPGVVNIVTGAGDTGRALVEHPGVDKVAFTGSTEVGKQIARSVAGTAKKATLELGGKAANIVFDDAPIDQAVEGIVNGIFFNQGHVCCAGSRLLVQESVYDDVLARLKRRLGTLRVGDPLDKNTDIGAINSAEQLTRIRELSEVGEAEGAERWSPECELPERGFWFPPTVFTGVSQAHRIAREEIFGPVLSVLTFRTPAEAVEKANNTPFGLSAGVWTDKGSRILWMAQQLRAGVVWANTFNRFDPTSPFGGYKESGYGREGGRHGLLAYLKGEH from the coding sequence ATGACGAAGTTCGAGTACGCCCCCGCGCCCGAGTCGCGGGCCATCGTCGACATCAAGAGCTCGTACGGCCTGTTCGTGAACGGCGAGTTCGTCGAGCCCACCGACGGGTCGATGTTCAAGTCGGTCAACCCGGCCACCGAGGAGGTGCTGGCCGAGATCGCGTCGGCCGGCGCCGAAGACGTCGACAAGGCGGTCCAGGCCGCCCGCCGCGCCTACGAGCGCACGTGGTCGAAGCTGTCCGGGCGCGACCGCGGCAAGTACCTGTTCCGCATCGCGCGGATCATCCAGGAGCGCGCCCGCGAGCTGGCCGTCCTCGAGTCGATCGACAACGGCAAGCCGATCCGCGAGTCGCGCGACGTCGACATCCCGCTGGTCGCCGCGCACTTCTTCTACTACGCCGGCTGGGCCGACAAGCTGGGGTACGCCGGGGCCGGGCCCGACCCGAAGCCGTACGGCGTCGCCGCCCAGGTCATCCCGTGGAACTTCCCGCTGCTCATGCTGTCGTGGAAGATCGCCCCCGCGCTGGCCGCGGGCAACACCGTCGTGCTCAAGCCGGCCGAGACCACGCCGCTGACGGCGCTGCTGTTCGCCGAGATCTGCCAGCAGGCCGGCCTCCCGCCGGGTGTGGTCAACATCGTCACCGGCGCCGGCGACACCGGCCGCGCGCTGGTCGAGCACCCGGGTGTCGACAAGGTCGCGTTCACCGGCTCCACCGAGGTCGGCAAGCAGATCGCCCGCAGCGTCGCCGGCACCGCCAAGAAGGCGACGCTCGAGCTGGGCGGCAAGGCCGCGAACATCGTGTTCGACGACGCCCCCATCGACCAGGCCGTCGAGGGCATCGTCAACGGCATCTTCTTCAACCAGGGGCACGTGTGCTGCGCGGGCTCGCGGCTCCTGGTGCAGGAGTCGGTGTACGACGACGTCCTGGCCCGGCTCAAGCGGCGGCTCGGCACGCTGCGCGTCGGCGACCCTCTGGACAAGAACACCGACATCGGCGCCATCAACTCCGCGGAGCAGCTGACCCGCATCCGCGAGCTGTCCGAGGTCGGCGAGGCCGAGGGCGCCGAGCGCTGGTCGCCCGAGTGCGAGCTGCCCGAGCGCGGCTTCTGGTTCCCGCCGACGGTGTTCACCGGCGTCAGCCAGGCGCACCGCATCGCGCGTGAGGAGATCTTCGGCCCGGTCCTGTCGGTGCTGACGTTCCGCACCCCGGCCGAGGCGGTCGAGAAGGCCAACAACACGCCGTTCGGCCTGTCCGCCGGCGTCTGGACCGACAAGGGCTCGCGCATCCTGTGGATGGCCCAGCAGCTACGCGCCGGCGTCGTCTGGGCCAACACGTTCAACCGGTTCGACCCCACGTCGCCGTTCGGCGGCTACAAGGAGTCGGGCTACGGCCGCGAAGGCGGCCGCCACGGTCTGCTGGCGTACCTGAAGGGCGAGCACTGA
- the deoC gene encoding deoxyribose-phosphate aldolase, whose translation MTTLDDARSSLPDITSSEASLHRFLHGLPGVDQAGAEARAATLATRSIKTTAKQYAIDLAISMIDLTTLEGQDTPGKVRALSAKALRPDPSDRTVPQVAAVCVYPDLVATAVEALGGAHRTVKVASVATGFPSGRTSLAVKEADTRDAVAAGADEVDMVIDRGAFLAGRYGEVFEEIVAVKQAAGDAHLKVILETGELATYDNVRRASWLAMLAGGDFIKTSTGKVAPAATLPVTLVMLEAVRDFREATGRQVGVKPAGGIRTSKDAIKYLVLVNETVGDDWLDPDWFRLGASSLLNDLLMQRQKIATGRYAGPDYFTLD comes from the coding sequence GTGACCACGCTCGACGACGCGCGCAGCTCGCTCCCCGACATCACCTCCTCCGAGGCGTCGCTGCACCGCTTCCTGCACGGCCTGCCCGGCGTCGACCAGGCCGGCGCCGAGGCGCGGGCGGCCACGCTGGCCACGCGGTCCATCAAGACCACGGCCAAGCAGTACGCCATCGACCTCGCCATCTCGATGATCGACCTCACCACGCTCGAGGGTCAGGACACCCCCGGCAAGGTGCGGGCGCTGAGCGCCAAGGCGCTGCGCCCCGATCCCTCCGACCGGACGGTCCCGCAGGTCGCGGCGGTCTGCGTCTACCCCGACCTCGTCGCGACGGCGGTCGAGGCACTCGGCGGCGCGCATCGCACCGTCAAGGTCGCCAGCGTCGCCACCGGCTTCCCGTCCGGGCGCACCAGCCTGGCGGTCAAAGAGGCCGACACCCGCGACGCGGTCGCGGCCGGCGCCGACGAGGTCGACATGGTCATCGACCGCGGCGCGTTCCTGGCCGGACGCTACGGCGAGGTGTTCGAGGAGATCGTGGCCGTCAAGCAGGCGGCCGGCGACGCCCACCTCAAGGTGATCCTCGAGACCGGCGAGCTGGCCACCTATGACAACGTCCGGCGGGCGTCCTGGCTGGCCATGCTGGCCGGCGGCGACTTCATCAAGACCAGCACCGGCAAGGTCGCGCCGGCCGCCACGCTCCCCGTCACGCTGGTCATGCTCGAGGCTGTCCGCGACTTCCGCGAGGCCACCGGCCGCCAGGTCGGCGTCAAGCCCGCCGGCGGCATCCGGACCAGCAAGGACGCCATCAAGTACCTGGTCCTCGTCAACGAGACCGTCGGCGACGACTGGCTCGACCCCGACTGGTTCCGGCTCGGCGCGTCCAGCCTCCTGAACGACCTGCTCATGCAGCGGCAGAAGATCGCCACCGGTCGCTACGCGGGCCCCGACTACTTCACGCTGGACTGA
- a CDS encoding formylglycine-generating enzyme family protein, with translation MSGGDACCAPHRPDVTTGVVAEPHAAAVVDTEGMVLLPGGPFLMGTDAADGYPADGEGPVREVTVDPFRIDATTVTNAAFADFVDATGWVTLAERFGTSFVFAGLLPDDHPPTRAVAAAPWWREVPGASWRCPEGVGSSVAERIDHPVVHVTWRDARAYARWAGKRLPTEAEWEYAARGGLVQARYPWGSEREPGGEHRMNVWQGTFPTTNTLADGWLGTAPVRAYPPNGYGLHEMTGNVWEWCSDWFHPTWPGSAAAPRVNPAGPPRTDAKVMRGGSYLCHESYCFRYRVDARSSNTPDSSAGNIGFRCAAAV, from the coding sequence ATGTCCGGGGGCGACGCCTGCTGCGCTCCGCACCGTCCCGACGTCACGACGGGGGTGGTTGCGGAGCCGCATGCTGCCGCCGTCGTCGATACGGAGGGCATGGTCCTGCTGCCGGGCGGGCCGTTCCTCATGGGCACCGACGCGGCCGACGGCTATCCCGCCGACGGCGAGGGCCCGGTCCGCGAGGTGACGGTCGACCCGTTCCGCATCGACGCGACGACGGTGACGAACGCGGCCTTCGCGGACTTCGTCGACGCGACCGGCTGGGTCACGCTGGCCGAACGGTTCGGCACGTCCTTCGTCTTCGCCGGACTGCTCCCCGACGACCACCCGCCGACCCGCGCGGTGGCGGCGGCACCGTGGTGGCGCGAGGTGCCGGGGGCGTCGTGGCGGTGTCCGGAAGGGGTCGGTTCGAGCGTCGCGGAGCGCATTGATCACCCCGTCGTCCACGTGACCTGGCGCGATGCGCGGGCGTACGCGCGGTGGGCCGGCAAGCGGCTTCCCACCGAGGCCGAGTGGGAGTACGCCGCGCGGGGCGGCCTGGTACAGGCGCGCTATCCATGGGGCTCGGAGCGCGAGCCGGGCGGCGAGCACCGGATGAACGTCTGGCAGGGCACCTTCCCGACGACGAACACGCTGGCGGACGGGTGGCTGGGGACGGCGCCGGTCCGTGCGTACCCGCCGAACGGGTACGGGTTGCACGAGATGACCGGCAACGTCTGGGAGTGGTGCTCGGACTGGTTCCACCCGACGTGGCCGGGGTCGGCCGCGGCGCCGCGGGTCAACCCCGCCGGGCCGCCGCGGACGGACGCGAAGGTCATGCGCGGCGGCTCGTACCTGTGCCACGAGAGCTACTGCTTCCGGTACCGCGTCGACGCCCGCAGCTCGAACACGCCCGACAGCTCCGCCGGCAACATCGGCTTCCGCTGCGCCGCCGCCGTGTGA
- the hisD gene encoding histidinol dehydrogenase, which translates to MKTLKDRSAAVDRTAEAAAVTATVARILADIEAGGDGAVRKYSEELDSWSPPSFRLSDEEIERIVATVPAQAIEDIRFAQAQVRNFAERQLASMQEFEVETMPGVHLGQKHIPIASVGAYIPGGRYPLTASAHMTIVTAKVAGVGRVAACTPPIRGEIPAATIAAMSLAGADEIYLLGGVQAIGTLALGTESVPPVDLIAGPGNAYVAEAKKQLYGRVGLDLFAGPTEILVLADETADPFTVAVDLLSQAEHGPDSPAVLITTSEELARRAIAHVEEILPGMPTKDMAEPAWRDHGEVHVVDTLEDAYALTDERAFEHVEVLTADPRAALDRLRNYGSLFLGERTTVSFGDKVIGTNHVLPTRGAARYTGGLWVGKYLKTVTYQEITDAASSALLGEVCGRASRVELFEGHARSGDIRAAAHTGVSPEWTDHAFGPVRD; encoded by the coding sequence ATGAAGACGCTCAAGGACCGCTCCGCCGCCGTGGACCGCACCGCCGAGGCCGCCGCCGTCACGGCGACCGTCGCGCGCATCCTGGCCGACATCGAGGCCGGCGGCGACGGCGCCGTGCGCAAGTACTCCGAGGAGCTGGACTCGTGGTCGCCGCCGTCGTTCCGGCTGAGCGACGAGGAGATCGAGCGCATCGTCGCGACGGTGCCGGCGCAGGCGATCGAGGACATCCGGTTCGCGCAGGCGCAGGTCCGCAACTTCGCCGAGCGGCAGCTGGCCTCGATGCAGGAGTTCGAGGTCGAGACCATGCCGGGCGTCCACCTGGGCCAGAAGCACATCCCCATCGCGAGCGTCGGCGCGTACATCCCGGGCGGGCGCTACCCGCTGACGGCGTCGGCGCACATGACGATCGTGACGGCGAAGGTCGCGGGCGTGGGCCGGGTGGCCGCGTGCACGCCGCCGATCCGGGGCGAGATACCGGCCGCCACCATCGCGGCGATGTCGCTGGCCGGCGCCGACGAGATCTACCTGCTCGGCGGCGTCCAGGCCATCGGCACGCTGGCGCTGGGCACCGAGTCGGTCCCGCCGGTCGACCTCATCGCGGGGCCGGGCAACGCCTACGTCGCCGAGGCGAAGAAGCAGCTCTACGGCCGGGTCGGGCTCGACCTGTTCGCCGGGCCGACGGAGATCCTGGTGCTCGCCGACGAGACGGCCGACCCGTTCACCGTGGCCGTCGACCTCCTCTCGCAGGCCGAGCACGGGCCGGACTCGCCCGCCGTCCTCATCACCACCAGCGAGGAGCTCGCCCGCCGGGCCATCGCGCACGTCGAGGAGATCCTGCCCGGCATGCCGACGAAGGACATGGCCGAGCCGGCGTGGCGCGACCACGGCGAGGTGCACGTCGTCGACACCCTCGAGGACGCGTACGCGCTGACCGACGAGCGGGCGTTCGAGCACGTCGAGGTGCTGACGGCGGACCCGCGAGCCGCGCTGGACCGGCTGCGCAACTACGGCAGCCTGTTCCTCGGCGAGCGCACGACGGTGTCGTTCGGCGACAAGGTCATCGGCACCAACCACGTGCTGCCGACGCGCGGTGCGGCCCGCTACACCGGCGGGCTCTGGGTCGGGAAGTACCTCAAGACGGTCACGTACCAGGAGATCACCGACGCCGCGTCCAGCGCGCTGCTCGGCGAGGTCTGCGGCCGGGCGTCGCGGGTCGAGCTGTTCGAGGGGCACGCGCGCTCCGGCGACATCCGCGCGGCCGCGCACACCGGCGTCTCCCCGGAGTGGACCGACCACGCGTTCGGCCCCGTGCGAGACTGA
- a CDS encoding LacI family DNA-binding transcriptional regulator gives MPKPAGAAHRPPTSVDIARAAGTSQATVSRALNGGRVAAATRERILAISRELGYTPNATARAMVTSRTGLVGVVVSDITNPFYPEFLEEIAACLGARRQHMLLQNAAGGDEVDAVDLLLQQRVDGIVFTAAVEGSEAVAGLVARRFPVVLANRVTDAGCDAVEGDNAAGAAAVVDHLADLGHRTIAVLAGTPGASTSKQRLDGFRRRLAALGLPPARVVPADFHYDDGVRAATALLTGPEPPTAIVGQNDLLAFAALNAAAALGVPVPERLSVVGFDDVRQASWPTLGLTTVRQPLAGMAARSVELLNERIADPGLPPRREVLPANLVVRGTTGPAHS, from the coding sequence ATGCCGAAGCCCGCGGGCGCCGCGCACCGTCCGCCCACCAGCGTCGACATCGCCCGGGCGGCGGGGACGTCGCAGGCGACGGTGTCGCGGGCGCTCAACGGCGGCCGGGTCGCGGCGGCCACGCGCGAGCGGATCCTGGCCATCAGCCGCGAGCTCGGCTACACCCCGAACGCCACCGCTCGCGCCATGGTGACCAGCCGCACCGGCCTGGTCGGCGTGGTGGTCTCGGACATCACGAACCCGTTCTACCCGGAGTTCCTCGAAGAGATCGCCGCCTGCCTGGGCGCTCGCCGGCAGCACATGCTGCTGCAGAACGCCGCCGGCGGGGACGAGGTGGACGCCGTCGACCTGCTGCTGCAACAGCGGGTCGACGGCATCGTCTTCACGGCCGCGGTCGAGGGGTCGGAGGCGGTCGCCGGCCTGGTGGCGCGCCGGTTCCCGGTGGTGCTCGCGAACCGCGTCACCGACGCCGGCTGCGACGCCGTCGAGGGCGACAACGCGGCCGGGGCCGCCGCCGTCGTCGACCATCTCGCGGACCTCGGGCACCGCACCATCGCGGTGCTCGCGGGCACGCCGGGTGCGAGCACGTCGAAGCAGCGGCTCGACGGGTTCCGCCGCCGGCTCGCGGCACTGGGGCTGCCGCCGGCGCGGGTCGTGCCGGCCGACTTCCACTACGACGACGGCGTCCGCGCGGCGACGGCACTGCTCACCGGACCGGAGCCGCCGACGGCGATCGTCGGCCAGAACGACCTGCTGGCGTTCGCCGCCCTCAACGCCGCCGCCGCGCTGGGCGTGCCGGTGCCGGAGCGGCTCTCTGTCGTCGGCTTCGACGACGTGCGGCAGGCGTCCTGGCCGACCCTGGGCCTGACGACGGTGCGCCAGCCGCTCGCGGGCATGGCGGCGCGCTCGGTCGAGCTGCTGAACGAGCGGATCGCCGACCCCGGCCTCCCGCCGCGGCGCGAGGTGCTGCCGGCGAACCTCGTCGTGCGCGGGACGACGGGTCCAGCCCACTCCTGA
- a CDS encoding fibronectin type III domain-containing protein, whose protein sequence is MHVRRRLIALATGLAAAAFLGLTGPATATAGSAPPTPFNFYVNNVTATQVSMQWSPGYITEPTRWRVYQNDVLVTTSLGSAYVARNLVPGQTYSYRIVAVDTGGDVAAPTRTITVTTRGPGVQPGAPSGLRATEVSPARVALEFDRPGDEFDVWAYQVFDGPTLVGSAAAPFAQPTATVTLRQLAPGSAHAYTVRALRSGGLSAPSNTLAVTTPTTTDVTPPTAPAALAGRIVRYTCDNASLTWTPSTDDREAAAGIDYEVFGNGRLISVARGAGAATVWLPDLGANRLTVRAVDGSGNASAFSNTITLTVDPACEP, encoded by the coding sequence ATGCATGTCCGCAGGCGTCTCATCGCACTGGCCACCGGGCTGGCCGCCGCGGCGTTCCTGGGCCTGACGGGGCCCGCGACGGCGACCGCGGGGTCCGCGCCGCCGACCCCGTTCAACTTCTACGTCAACAACGTCACCGCCACGCAGGTCTCGATGCAGTGGTCGCCCGGGTACATCACCGAGCCGACCCGGTGGCGGGTCTACCAGAACGACGTGCTCGTGACCACGAGCCTCGGCAGCGCCTACGTCGCGCGGAACCTGGTGCCGGGCCAGACGTACAGCTACCGGATCGTCGCCGTGGACACCGGCGGCGACGTCGCCGCGCCGACCCGCACGATCACCGTCACGACCCGCGGTCCCGGTGTGCAGCCGGGCGCGCCGTCGGGCCTGCGGGCCACCGAGGTGTCGCCGGCGCGGGTCGCCCTGGAGTTCGACCGGCCGGGTGACGAGTTCGACGTGTGGGCGTACCAGGTCTTCGACGGGCCGACGCTGGTCGGGTCGGCGGCCGCGCCGTTCGCGCAGCCGACGGCGACGGTGACGCTCCGGCAGCTGGCCCCGGGCAGTGCCCACGCGTACACCGTCCGCGCCCTCCGCAGCGGCGGCCTGTCCGCGCCGTCGAACACGCTGGCCGTGACGACGCCCACGACGACCGACGTGACGCCGCCGACCGCTCCCGCGGCGCTGGCCGGCCGGATCGTCCGCTACACCTGCGACAACGCGTCGCTCACGTGGACGCCGTCGACGGACGACCGGGAGGCCGCCGCCGGCATCGACTACGAGGTGTTCGGCAACGGCCGGCTGATCTCCGTCGCCCGCGGCGCCGGGGCGGCCACCGTCTGGCTGCCCGACCTCGGTGCCAACCGGCTCACGGTGCGCGCCGTCGACGGCTCCGGCAACGCGTCAGCGTTCAGCAACACGATCACGCTGACGGTGGACCCGGCCTGCGAGCCCTAA
- a CDS encoding phospho-sugar mutase yields the protein MTDVLDQARAWLADDPDPATRQELQTVLDGAAGGDDAALADLADRFAGILQFGTAGLRGAIGAGPNRMNRAVVIRAAAGLAAYLRDTRSPANGSRHRVVIGFDARYRSYDFAVDTAAVMTAAGIEALVMPRTLPTPVLAFAVRHLAADAGVMVTASHNPPQDNGYKVYLGGPDGGSQIVDPADVQIAARIDAVPSVASVPRAESGWAEIGEEVVTAYLTAAAEVAEEGGPRDLRIVHTSLHGVGGVTVGEALIRARFTDVHAVAEQAEPDPDFPTVDFPNPEEAGAIDLALALAERVGADIVIANDPDADRCAVALPVRASDGDGWKMLHGDEVGALLGSHLAGRGARGVLANSIVSSRLLGRIAAAHGLEHSETLTGFKWISRVPGLAYGYEEALGYCVDPESVRDKDGISAAVLVAELAALTKAAGRTLWDVLDDLAVAHGLHATDQLSVRVDDLSLIGAAMARLRSAPPSSLGGSAVEVADDLLAGDGGLPPTDGLRYLTADSTRVVVRPSGTEPKLKCYLEVVVPVDGDAGAGVSAARTVARERLAAVRADVAAALGLEG from the coding sequence ATGACCGACGTGCTCGACCAGGCCCGCGCCTGGCTGGCCGACGACCCCGATCCGGCGACGCGCCAGGAGCTGCAGACGGTGCTCGACGGCGCCGCCGGCGGTGACGACGCCGCGCTCGCCGACCTCGCCGACCGGTTCGCCGGAATCCTGCAGTTCGGCACCGCCGGCCTGCGCGGCGCCATCGGAGCAGGCCCCAACCGCATGAACCGCGCCGTCGTCATCCGCGCCGCCGCCGGTCTGGCCGCGTACCTGCGCGACACCCGCTCTCCGGCGAACGGTTCGCGCCACCGCGTGGTCATCGGCTTCGACGCCCGCTACCGCTCCTACGACTTCGCCGTCGACACCGCCGCCGTCATGACCGCGGCCGGCATCGAGGCGCTGGTCATGCCGCGCACGCTGCCGACGCCGGTGCTGGCGTTCGCGGTGCGGCACCTGGCGGCCGACGCCGGCGTCATGGTCACGGCCAGCCACAACCCGCCGCAGGACAACGGCTACAAGGTCTACCTCGGCGGGCCGGACGGCGGCTCGCAGATCGTCGATCCCGCGGACGTGCAGATCGCCGCGCGCATCGACGCGGTCCCGTCGGTGGCGTCGGTGCCGCGAGCCGAGTCCGGCTGGGCCGAGATCGGCGAGGAGGTCGTGACGGCGTACCTCACCGCGGCGGCCGAAGTGGCCGAGGAGGGCGGACCGCGCGACCTGCGCATCGTGCACACGTCGCTGCACGGCGTCGGCGGCGTCACCGTCGGCGAGGCGCTCATCAGGGCCCGGTTCACCGACGTCCACGCTGTCGCCGAGCAGGCCGAGCCCGACCCCGACTTCCCCACCGTCGACTTCCCCAACCCCGAGGAGGCCGGCGCCATCGACCTCGCGCTGGCTCTCGCCGAGCGGGTCGGAGCGGACATCGTCATCGCCAACGACCCCGACGCCGACCGGTGCGCGGTGGCGCTGCCGGTCCGCGCATCCGACGGCGACGGCTGGAAGATGCTGCACGGCGACGAGGTCGGCGCGCTGCTGGGCTCGCACCTCGCGGGGCGCGGCGCTCGCGGCGTGCTGGCGAACTCGATCGTGTCGTCACGGCTGCTCGGGCGCATCGCCGCGGCGCACGGCCTCGAGCACTCGGAGACGCTGACGGGGTTCAAGTGGATCTCGCGGGTGCCCGGCCTGGCCTACGGCTACGAGGAGGCGCTCGGCTACTGCGTCGACCCCGAGTCGGTGCGCGACAAGGACGGCATCTCCGCCGCCGTCCTGGTGGCCGAGCTGGCGGCGCTGACGAAGGCGGCCGGGCGCACCTTGTGGGACGTGCTCGACGATCTCGCCGTCGCGCACGGCCTGCACGCCACCGACCAGCTGTCGGTGCGGGTCGACGACCTCTCGCTGATCGGCGCCGCCATGGCGCGGCTGCGGTCCGCGCCGCCGTCGTCGCTGGGCGGGTCCGCGGTCGAGGTCGCCGACGACCTGCTGGCCGGCGACGGCGGACTCCCGCCCACCGACGGCCTGCGCTACCTGACCGCCGACTCCACCCGCGTCGTCGTCCGGCCCAGCGGCACCGAGCCGAAGCTCAAGTGCTACCTCGAGGTGGTCGTCCCGGTCGACGGCGACGCCGGCGCCGGCGTGTCAGCCGCCCGCACCGTCGCCCGCGAGCGGCTGGCCGCCGTCCGCGCCGACGTCGCCGCCGCGCTGGGACTGGAGGGTTAG